A segment of the Synechococcus sp. CBW1002 genome:
CCGCCCTGATCCGGTCCCTGGGAGTTGCCCTCCAGATCCACCACATCGGCTGCGATGCCCGGCAGGGGCAGGGTGCAGGAGCCCGGCTTGGTGGGGATGGCGCCCGGCAGGGGGCTGATCATCACGCCGCCGGTCTCGGTCTGCCACCAGGTATCCACCACCGGGCAGCGGTCGCCGCCGATCACATCCCGATACCACATCCAGGCCTCGGGGTTGATCGGCTCCCCCACGCTGCCAAGGATCCTGAGGCTGCTCATGTCGTACTGGTCGGGCACAGTCCGGCCGTTTTTCATGAAGGCGCGGATGGCGGTGGGTGCGGTGTAGAAGATCGTCACCCTGTGCTTCTGGATCACCTCCCAGAAGGCTCCCGGTTTGGAGGGCCGTGGTGCGCCCTCGTACATCACGGTGGTGGCGCCATTGGAAAGGGGGCCGTAGACGATGTAGGTATGGCCTGTGATCCAGCCCACATCCGCCGTGCACCAATGGATGTCGTGCTCGCGCAGATCAAAGATCCACTGGAAGGTGAGATGGGCCCAGAGGTTGTAGCCGGCGGTGGTGTGCACCACCCCTTTCGGTTTGCCCGTGGATCCTGAGGTGTAGAGCACGAACAGGCGGTCTTCACTGGCCATCGGCTCAGCGGGGCAATCGCTGCTCTGGCCCTCGACCAGCTCGTGCCACCACTGATCGCGGCCGGAGGTCATCGCCACCTCCTGGTTGGTGCGCTGCACCACCAGCACCTGTTCCACGCTCGGGCAGGCGCCACCGGCCAGGGCCTGATCCACCGCTGGCTTGAGGGCTACGGCCTTGTCCTTGCGGAAGCCGCCATCGGCGGTGATCACCGCCTTGGCGGCGCCATCGTTGAGCCGATCCCGCAGGGCATCGGCGGAGAAGCCGCCGAACACCACCGAATGGGGGGCGCCGATGCGGGCGCAGGCCAGCATGGCGATCGCCGCCTCCGGCACCATCGGCATGTACAGGGCCACCAGATCGCCCTTGCCGATGCCGAGCGCCTTGAGCGCATTGGCCGCCTGGCACACCGCGGCGTGCAGCTGCCGGTAGGTGAAGCGCCGCTCATCGCCGGGCTCTCCCTCCCAGATCAGGGCTGTCTTGTCGGCTCGGGGGCCCTCCAGGTGCCGATCGAGGCAGTTGAAGCTGAGGTTTGTGGTGCCCCCCTCAAACCAGCGGGCGAAGGGAGGGTTGCTCCAGTCGAGCACCGTGTCGAAGGGCTCGAACCAGTGCAGGTGCTGGCGTGCCTGCTCACCCCAGAAGGCATCGGGATCGGCTTCGATGCGTGCCACCAGGGCCTCGTAGGCCTCCATGCTGCCGATGGCGGCGGAAGCGGCCAGCTCCGCTGGCGGCGCGAACACCCGCCCCTCCTGGAGCACGGATTCGATCGTGGTTTCGCCCATCGCAACCAACCTGCCGGCCAGATGGCATTCAAGCGAGGCGCCCCGGACGGCGGCTGTGGGGTGACACGCTTGTTCAAGTGTGCAGGTCCAGGCTGCGGCTGCGGGAGGCTGCGGGGCTGCGGCTGTGGTGATGCGGCTGCAGTGAAGCATCCTCAGGCGCGAGGATGCGCTGATGCCTCCCCCTGCCGCCTGCCTGTTCGACCTGGATGGTCTCCTGCTCGATACCGAGCCCCTGCACGGCCGGGCCTGGCGCGAGGCGGCCTGCCATTTCGGTGGGGATCTCACCGAGGCCCAGCTGCTCGATCTGCGGGGTCGGCGGCGCCCCGATTGCGCGGAGCAGGTGCGGAGCTTGCTGCCGGGGTCTGTGAGTGTGGAGGCTTTGCTGGCGGTGCGCCAGCCGATTGCGGAAGCCCTGCTGGGCCAGGCCCTGCCGATGCCCGGTGCCCCCGAACTGGTGCAACGCTGCCACCAGCTCGGCATCCCCATGGCCCTGGCCACCAGCAGTGCAGAGGCCTCTGTGGCGATCAAGGCCGCTCCCCATCCCTGGCTCTCACTGATTGTGGAGCGGGTGTATGGGGACGATCCGGAGCTGCGCCAGGGCAAACCGGCACCGGACATCTTCCAGCTGGCTGCCCAACGCCTGGGGGTGAACCCAGGCGACTGCTGGGCCTTTGAAGACTCCCAGGCCGGTTGTCGCTCGGCCCTGGCGGCTGGCTGCCACGTGCACGTTCTGGTGCCACCGGGATCCGCCTGCACGGCTTACCCTGCCGGCGTGGTGTGCCTGACGTCCCTGGAGCAGGTCCATCTGTCCTGAGCGTTCTCTGTCGCGGCTCCTGCCACAGCTGGCCGCTCTGATGATGGTCGGGTCCTGCGGGCTGGGCCCGACGTCGTTTTTCCCTCTTCGCGCTGTGAAGCTGCCCTCGGCTCCTCCTGATCTGCAGGTGCGCGGCACACTCTTCACCACCCATCATGATCGGGTGTCGCCCGCCTGTTCCTGGCGTTTCTGGTATCTGCAGCACAGCAAGAAGGTGTGGTTCCGGGTGCCGGATCCGGAGCGGGTTCGGCAGAAGCGCCCGGTGTTCACTTACCAGGGCAGTCCGATCCTGCATGTGAGCGAAGTTGGAGCCGCTCGGGGGCGCCACGTCTACGCCGGTCGACCTCCGGTGGTCTGGGGTGATTCCGTGGGCTATGGCTGGGCCAGGGGTCCGCAGGACACCAACCTCTTTCTGGAACTCTGGACACGCTGGACCTGGCTGCATCCAGAGGCCTGTGGCCGGCCAGACTGGTTCCGCGTTGATCTGTTCGCTCCACCGGCTGGTCCCGATGCCAATTCAGGGCATTCAGCTCACCGGGGCTGAGCTCAGGCGTTCTCAGCCCAGGCGTTCGTCATCGCAGGCAGTCTCAGTCCAGGGGGTGCTCCAGCACCAGCACATTGCCGCCGTCGGGAAGTCCGTCGTAGCGGATGGACCAGCCGAAATCCTGCTGCAGTTTGCGCAGCATGATCAGGCCCCAGTGAGCATCCCGCATCGGCAGGATCGGCAGGCCGTCGTCATCGAGGCTGGGAAGATCCTCTGAGCCATCATCAGAGTCGGCCCCCTCCTCCGGTTCGCTCCAGGCCGCTTCCATGTCAAACGGATCGCCCTGATCGTGGATGCAGAGCCGTAGGGTGCCGCTAGTGCAATCCAGGCGCACCACCACCTCCGGTGGCGGCAGGAGGGTGGCATGGGCGTGACGCACCGCATTGGTGAAGGCCTCCACCAGGGCTGTCTGTGCCTGGATCCACACCATGGGATCCACCCCGGCGGGCTGTTGTTGCTCGAACCAGTCGAGCAGCTCAGCAATGACATCGAGGTGGCTGGCGAAGCGACGCTCGCGATCGCCGCCGGGGCCTGGTAGAGCCATGGATCAGGCGGCTCCGGAACGCTTGCTGAAGATCACCAGGAAGGTGCGCACGATCAGCTTGAGGTCATAGGCCAGGCTCCAGTTCTCCTGATAGCGCAGATCCATCTTGATCACGTCTTCGAAGTCGAGAACCTTGGAGCGGCCACCTGGCGGTCCGTCTGCCGCGCCTCCAGCCCGGTGCGCGACAGAAACCACTGGCGATCCTCATCCACCAGCGAGATCACGGCGATCGGAACGCCGAACAGCTGGCTGGTGAGCTGGGTGATCTGGTCGAAAGCCTGACTGGGTGGCTGGTCGAGGATCTGGTAGCGCCGCAGGGCCCGCAGTCGGCCGGCTTCATCAGACGGGATCGGAATGCCCCCGTCGGCTCCCGCGTCTGGTGAAGGGTCGGCGGTTGTGGAGCTGCCTTGGTTCACCGTGATCGCACTGGGGCAGGGGCTGCTTCCGCGGCCTCGACTGGCCTGGTGTCGAATCTTAGGCGGCCTTCCAGGGGGCCCAGCCACAGGCTCACGGCCAGCCAATGGATCAGCACCGGTGGCCACAGGGATCCGGTGGCGGCGTAGGCCACCAGGCAGACCACGGCCAGCCCCAGGCATTGGCTCAGGAAACGGCCGTCGCTGAAGACCCTGCGCGCCGCTGGGTACCAAAGAGCCGCCGCCAGGGGGTGATACAGCACGAACAGGCCGGTGGAGAGGGCTCCCCAGGCCAGGCCTGTGGCGAGAGACGCGCCGGAATCGGGCTGGGGCAGCAGGGCCACCCGGAACAGCAGTTCCTCGCCGATCGCCGGCATCGGCAGCAGGGCCAGGCTGGAGACCAGCCCCGGCAGTGGCTTCGGCCAGCGCCAGTGGCGGGGCAGGAAGCCGTTACGCCGTCCGCAGGCCAGCGCCACTGCGCAGTAGCCCACCAGCAGGACCGCCGTGAGCGTCACTCCGGTGGGCGTCAGGGGGGTGAGCAGGGCCGAGGCGATGCGGCTCAGCAGGGTCGCCAGGGGGGGGATCCGGCCCAGCAGCAGGGTCGGGGCCAGGGGTTCGAGGCTGGGATCGCCGCCGGCCACCTGGTTGGTGCGCAGCAGCAGCAGCGGTGAGCCATGGCGCAGAAACACGCTGGCCATGGCGTCGTGGGCACCGCGCGGCAGCAGCGACCGCCAGCTCAGCAGGATGTCCGTCACCGATTGGCCGCGCCGGAACGATGTGGCCTCGGCACCCGTGAGGCCGGCACGACTGATCGCGACCTCGACCCGTTCAGCATTGCCCTGCCAGTCGGAGCGGGCCATCCCCAGGGGGGTGAGCAACCGATCCAGGTCATCGGCCAGCTCCTGCTGCTGGCGGAACACCCGGCTGCTGGGGTCGTCGGGATGGGCCTTCAGCCAGGCGAGCAGGGCCGGATCCGCCTGCACCTGGGTGCGCAGTCGGCGCAGGGCGGCATAGAGCGCCTGGCTGGAGTCCTGCACGCAGGAGGTGGCCGGAGTGACGCTCGAGAGACCGGTGCCGTCGCCGCTGCGGTAGCGGGCCATCAGCACTTCCGCCTGAAGCCCCAGTTCATCCAGCAGGGACAGCCGGGTGCCGCCGATGCGCAGCTCACTGAAGGTGTCCTCGGGAATCAGCACATCCGAGACAGGGCGGCTACCCAGCCAGCCCCGCTGCAGATTGCCCATGTAGGCCGACCAGTCCTGGGTGCCGGCGACGATGCCGTTGGGGTTGTTGGCGTAGATCTGGTGGTAGCGGATCGCCAGGCGCGGCTGGCCCGTGAAGGGGTCTTCCACCACGCTGGCCTCACCGAGGGCGAAGTGGCCCGTGATCGTGGTGCTGCCCCGCGCCTCTCCGCCGGGGCCACCGATGCCGCCGAACAGGTGGAGCACCAGGGCGCGGCGGCCGAGCGTCCAGGCAGGGCCAATCGTTTCAGCGGTCCCCGTGGCTGTTGCCCCGCCCGTGGTCGCCGCTACGCCCATGGCATCAGAAGAGCCCTGCAGCAGGATCCGCCCGAGGCTGCCGCGCCGCTCCGGAGTGTGGAGCCAGTTCCCCTCGCGCAGATACCGAAGCCCCGCATTCAGGCCCGGCACCTGTTGATCGGCGCCGGGGCGGATCAGCTGGCGGGGCTCCAGGGCCTGCACGGTGAACAGCCCGTTGGCGTCCTGGGCTCCGTAGAGGTACCAGCCATCCGAACCGGCCGGGCTGCCTGCCAGCCCCCTGGGGGTCGACAGCCAACGGCCGTTGCGATCCCGGGGCTGCTGGGGCAGGCGCACGGTCTGCTCGGGGCCATCAAATCTGCCGCTACGGCGGTTGAAATGCCGCACGAGCAGGCTCTCGCCGTTGGGTCCGCTCTGCTTCACGATCCGCACCAGCGCCACCCAGCGACCGGTGATCTGCAGCGGTGGCCGCCCGATGGTCAGGGTTGGCGGTGTTCCGGCCACAACCTCCACCTGCTCCAGGCGCACCTGCAGATCGTCGTTGGGCCGTGACCCCGCCAGGCTCTGCAGCGGACCGACCCGGCGGCGTCCATCCAGGCGGCGCGGCACCACATTGCCGGCGACCTCGGCCCGATCGGCAGCCGCGCCGAGGTGGATGTCGGTGCGGACGGCCTCCACCAGTGCCCGCAGTCGGGGGGTGTCCCGCCAGGTCAGTCGCAGGGTCTGGCCCTGCAGCCGGCGGAAGCTGGCGGGGGTCTGTTCCAGCTGGATCCAGACCCAGTCGTCGTCGGCCCCGCCGCTGGCGGTCTCGACGCCGGCGGTGCCAGGGCGGGCCTCCGGCAGGATCAGCCGACCGATCCAGTCGCCATTGGATCGAAACAGCTCCGGATCCAGCCGTTGATCCACCGGGTAGAAGGCCGGCCGGTTGAATGCCGCCTGCTGGGCCAGGTCGTAGCTGGACACTCCGTCCGGCGGGGATGACCCGCCCTGGGGAGGCGCGTCGCCGGCCCAGCTCGCCAGGCCGATGCTGAGCATTCCGGCCAGAAGCAGGCCAAGGATCCGATGGATCGTGGCCCGGCAGGGGCTGAGCCAGCGACCCTGACGGGCCCGAGCAGACGATCGAGCTCTCGTGAGCCTTGAGGGTGGATCTGGCGTCAGGAGGGGTCTTCGAGGCGTTGGCCTTCGGCTGAGAAGCGATACCAGAGCACATCGTTGATGCGGCCCAATGGCTCGGCGGTCTGGCCGGCGCGCTCCACCATCAGCAGATCCGGCCGGCCGGCCAGCACCTCCAGGCCCTCGCCCAGGGAGAACCGGCTCGAGCCCTTGAACAGCCCGCGGTACAGGCTGTTGCCTTTGTCGTCTTTCACTTCAAGCCAGGTGGGTTCGCGGCTGCTCAGCTGCAGGCTGGTGCTGCTGGCTTTGGCTTGATCCGCTGGCTGGGAGCCGCTGCCTGCGGCCGGTATCGCATCGCCACCCTTGAAGCCACCGCTGCCCCAGCGCTGCCAGGCCAGGCCAGCCCCCAGCAGGGCCAGCAGCAGCACCGCCAGGGGAAAAAGCCGCCCGACCCATGGAGAGCCGGCAACTGGCGTGGGACCCACCAGCTTTGTGGAGGTCAACCCCGGGACCGCGGCTGAGGTGGAGCTTTGCGTGGCAGGCCGGGCCTGGACCGGCG
Coding sequences within it:
- a CDS encoding HAD family phosphatase, whose translation is MPPPAACLFDLDGLLLDTEPLHGRAWREAACHFGGDLTEAQLLDLRGRRRPDCAEQVRSLLPGSVSVEALLAVRQPIAEALLGQALPMPGAPELVQRCHQLGIPMALATSSAEASVAIKAAPHPWLSLIVERVYGDDPELRQGKPAPDIFQLAAQRLGVNPGDCWAFEDSQAGCRSALAAGCHVHVLVPPGSACTAYPAGVVCLTSLEQVHLS
- a CDS encoding ATP-binding protein, coding for MALPGPGGDRERRFASHLDVIAELLDWFEQQQPAGVDPMVWIQAQTALVEAFTNAVRHAHATLLPPPEVVVRLDCTSGTLRLCIHDQGDPFDMEAAWSEPEEGADSDDGSEDLPSLDDDGLPILPMRDAHWGLIMLRKLQQDFGWSIRYDGLPDGGNVLVLEHPLD
- a CDS encoding sugar transferase, with the protein product MDLRYQENWSLAYDLKLIVRTFLVIFSKRSGAA
- the acs gene encoding acetate--CoA ligase; this translates as MGETTIESVLQEGRVFAPPAELAASAAIGSMEAYEALVARIEADPDAFWGEQARQHLHWFEPFDTVLDWSNPPFARWFEGGTTNLSFNCLDRHLEGPRADKTALIWEGEPGDERRFTYRQLHAAVCQAANALKALGIGKGDLVALYMPMVPEAAIAMLACARIGAPHSVVFGGFSADALRDRLNDGAAKAVITADGGFRKDKAVALKPAVDQALAGGACPSVEQVLVVQRTNQEVAMTSGRDQWWHELVEGQSSDCPAEPMASEDRLFVLYTSGSTGKPKGVVHTTAGYNLWAHLTFQWIFDLREHDIHWCTADVGWITGHTYIVYGPLSNGATTVMYEGAPRPSKPGAFWEVIQKHRVTIFYTAPTAIRAFMKNGRTVPDQYDMSSLRILGSVGEPINPEAWMWYRDVIGGDRCPVVDTWWQTETGGVMISPLPGAIPTKPGSCTLPLPGIAADVVDLEGNSQGPDQGGYLAVRRPWPGMMRTVHGDPQRFRKSYWEHIRPADGSWLYFAGDGARRDADGYYWVMGRVDDVINVSGHRLGTMEIESALVSHPAVAESAVVGRPDELKGEGIVAFVTLDAGQEGEESLIAELRAHVGKEIGPIARPDEIRFTDALPKTRSGKIMRRILRALAAGEEVSGDTSTLEDRSVLDQLRV
- a CDS encoding type II CAAX prenyl endopeptidase Rce1 family protein, whose translation is MLSIGLASWAGDAPPQGGSSPPDGVSSYDLAQQAAFNRPAFYPVDQRLDPELFRSNGDWIGRLILPEARPGTAGVETASGGADDDWVWIQLEQTPASFRRLQGQTLRLTWRDTPRLRALVEAVRTDIHLGAAADRAEVAGNVVPRRLDGRRRVGPLQSLAGSRPNDDLQVRLEQVEVVAGTPPTLTIGRPPLQITGRWVALVRIVKQSGPNGESLLVRHFNRRSGRFDGPEQTVRLPQQPRDRNGRWLSTPRGLAGSPAGSDGWYLYGAQDANGLFTVQALEPRQLIRPGADQQVPGLNAGLRYLREGNWLHTPERRGSLGRILLQGSSDAMGVAATTGGATATGTAETIGPAWTLGRRALVLHLFGGIGGPGGEARGSTTITGHFALGEASVVEDPFTGQPRLAIRYHQIYANNPNGIVAGTQDWSAYMGNLQRGWLGSRPVSDVLIPEDTFSELRIGGTRLSLLDELGLQAEVLMARYRSGDGTGLSSVTPATSCVQDSSQALYAALRRLRTQVQADPALLAWLKAHPDDPSSRVFRQQQELADDLDRLLTPLGMARSDWQGNAERVEVAISRAGLTGAEATSFRRGQSVTDILLSWRSLLPRGAHDAMASVFLRHGSPLLLLRTNQVAGGDPSLEPLAPTLLLGRIPPLATLLSRIASALLTPLTPTGVTLTAVLLVGYCAVALACGRRNGFLPRHWRWPKPLPGLVSSLALLPMPAIGEELLFRVALLPQPDSGASLATGLAWGALSTGLFVLYHPLAAALWYPAARRVFSDGRFLSQCLGLAVVCLVAYAATGSLWPPVLIHWLAVSLWLGPLEGRLRFDTRPVEAAEAAPAPVRSR
- a CDS encoding helix-turn-helix domain-containing protein, which gives rise to MGHQLKQGREARGLTTSALAEELYMRAEQVEALEAGDRAHLPEMVYVIAQARRIAKRLGLDANGVIEPLLDIRPGAHHPAGSIRSATVEPQRPLTPSSSAAPPVQARPATQSSTSAAVPGLTSTKLVGPTPVAGSPWVGRLFPLAVLLLALLGAGLAWQRWGSGGFKGGDAIPAAGSGSQPADQAKASSTSLQLSSREPTWLEVKDDKGNSLYRGLFKGSSRFSLGEGLEVLAGRPDLLMVERAGQTAEPLGRINDVLWYRFSAEGQRLEDPS